The Hymenobacter baengnokdamensis genome includes a region encoding these proteins:
- a CDS encoding MoaD/ThiS family protein: MNLTVSLFGIAREIVGQPSLTLTAPAGQSAAGLLAELRTAYPALAGLRSLAVAVNNEYAAANVELHERDEIALIPPVSGG; encoded by the coding sequence ATGAATCTGACCGTTTCTCTGTTTGGAATTGCCCGCGAAATCGTGGGGCAGCCGTCGCTGACGCTTACTGCGCCCGCCGGGCAGTCGGCCGCCGGGCTGCTGGCCGAGCTACGCACCGCCTACCCCGCGCTGGCTGGCTTGCGCAGCCTGGCCGTAGCGGTTAATAATGAATACGCTGCTGCCAATGTGGAGCTGCACGAGCGCGATGAAATTGCGCTGATTCCGCCCGTAAGCGGCGGATAA
- the moaA gene encoding GTP 3',8-cyclase MoaA, translating to MPPLSFPQLYDAHGRPLEYLRLAVTDRCNLRCFYCMPEEGITYLPKHELLSYEEMLRLVGVMTQLGVRKVRLTGGEPFVRRDLVPFMERLAALPGLSDISLTTNGVLTAPHVPALARLGIKAVNLSLDTLDRQRFFEITRRDELPQVLRTLHALLEAGIQLKINAVVMDGRNIQDLVPLAELSRELPVDVRFIEEMPFNGGSHIATPESLPWNHRRIRQHLEAHLGELAPVPMPVGATASEYTIAGHRGSVGIIAAYSRTFCGSCNRLRLTAEGGIKTCLYDQGVLDLRALLRNGATDNDLAEALAQAFYHRAANGFEAERLRPVHQLNFESMATIGG from the coding sequence ATGCCACCCTTATCCTTCCCTCAGTTGTACGACGCCCACGGCCGGCCGCTTGAATACCTGCGGCTGGCAGTTACGGACCGCTGCAACCTGCGCTGTTTTTACTGTATGCCCGAAGAGGGTATTACTTATTTGCCTAAGCACGAGCTGCTTAGCTATGAGGAAATGCTGCGCCTGGTAGGCGTAATGACGCAGCTGGGCGTGCGCAAGGTGCGCCTTACCGGCGGTGAGCCCTTCGTGCGCCGCGACCTGGTGCCGTTTATGGAGCGCCTGGCGGCCCTGCCGGGTCTCAGTGATATCAGCCTGACTACCAATGGTGTGCTTACGGCACCCCACGTGCCGGCCCTGGCCCGCCTGGGCATAAAAGCGGTTAACCTAAGCCTCGACACCCTCGACCGCCAGCGCTTTTTTGAGATAACCCGCCGCGATGAGCTGCCGCAGGTGCTGCGCACGCTGCATGCGCTGCTTGAGGCGGGTATTCAGCTGAAAATCAATGCGGTAGTAATGGATGGGCGTAATATCCAGGACCTGGTGCCGCTGGCCGAGCTAAGCCGCGAGCTGCCGGTTGACGTGCGGTTCATTGAAGAAATGCCCTTTAACGGCGGCAGCCATATTGCCACGCCCGAGTCGCTGCCCTGGAACCACCGCCGCATCCGGCAGCATCTGGAGGCGCATTTGGGGGAGCTGGCGCCGGTGCCCATGCCCGTGGGAGCCACGGCCAGCGAGTATACTATTGCCGGCCACCGGGGCAGCGTGGGCATCATCGCGGCTTACTCGCGCACGTTCTGCGGCAGCTGCAACCGCCTGCGTCTCACCGCCGAAGGCGGCATCAAAACCTGCCTCTATGACCAGGGTGTGCTCGACCTGCGGGCGCTGCTGCGCAACGGCGCAACCGATAACGACCTGGCCGAAGCCCTGGCCCAGGCTTTTTATCACCGCGCCGCCAACGGCTTCGAGGCCGAGCGCCTGCGCCCCGTGCACCAGCTCAATTTCGAGAGCATGGCAACCATTGGCGGATAA
- a CDS encoding T9SS type A sorting domain-containing protein: MRFSLLLAVGLAATCVWYRAAAQVCPQAGIETDPPRATNPNGNPNTFNWYSGDYQPSVNNGTLYKLNSSVDTTPYLDLPWQQPNNINMVRFQGKNDIGINGWELIKRDLGYTDAGYPLVTSNPFVIIYNKYLGILRVFVTIQNQLAPFQFSEVKLNFSDAGNYKAATLNRMSALGVPLDETPKGMISQPSVVARYLNDGRKWLVADFPMDYDPCICQFDSRLQIEVNLIKKATVTLQATSTGSIVTSQDATAGTANGPSFFNVANKAINAAGTSFDSVDKLTGKLKADGASSAIDDFAKVIKTNTFLQNGLASLPYIGAAVGLLDFFIGGGEDSTPQPIALQPLAIQMSTKTTGTIQDTNLYVTPYFFNPGNRSTVTRPSDIPNYNEALGVISVLHRPVVDVTSQNVISGTRGNTLRQIVQKFRLTQNISYVINPAAGMTVQDFQVTLVAEGDETTTVGSGDFSTYEGNTVHVDPTTGSSTLRQLYRNQYVDAACVKNSVFTYSSTYQSDNPATPLTSAVTNMYVKLMVNLKPNPVAGMPTTNRQNVLLVARYPVTLNTVTAFSSIPTAACGVLAQASDNDVQATCSSSKYVMAVTLLKKNDPVVVSAVGLPEKAFLMYPNPATSNMRFAITTTTPGYVRVFLSNAMGREVKQVVEDNRAMAGSFETSVSVADLPPGIYYCTMQTAAGKVVRKLVVAP; encoded by the coding sequence ATGCGCTTTTCTCTACTGTTAGCAGTGGGGCTAGCAGCTACGTGCGTCTGGTATCGTGCTGCCGCTCAAGTGTGCCCACAAGCGGGCATTGAAACCGACCCACCACGAGCCACTAACCCAAATGGCAACCCCAACACGTTTAATTGGTACTCGGGCGATTATCAGCCGAGCGTCAATAATGGCACGCTCTATAAGCTGAATAGCTCAGTCGACACTACGCCCTACCTCGACTTGCCGTGGCAGCAGCCTAATAATATTAATATGGTCAGGTTTCAGGGCAAGAATGATATCGGGATTAACGGCTGGGAATTAATTAAACGCGACCTCGGCTATACTGACGCAGGCTACCCTTTGGTTACGTCAAACCCTTTTGTTATCATATATAATAAATACCTTGGCATATTGAGGGTTTTCGTTACTATTCAGAATCAGCTTGCCCCTTTCCAGTTTTCCGAAGTGAAACTGAATTTTAGTGATGCCGGTAATTATAAAGCTGCTACGCTGAATCGGATGTCGGCCCTCGGGGTGCCATTAGACGAAACCCCAAAGGGAATGATTAGTCAGCCCTCGGTTGTTGCACGCTACCTTAACGATGGCCGGAAATGGCTGGTCGCGGACTTTCCGATGGATTATGACCCATGTATCTGTCAGTTTGACTCACGCTTGCAAATAGAGGTAAATCTTATCAAAAAAGCTACGGTCACTTTGCAGGCAACTTCTACCGGCAGTATTGTTACCTCACAGGACGCTACAGCGGGTACCGCGAATGGACCTTCTTTCTTCAACGTCGCGAATAAGGCTATCAATGCGGCGGGCACATCCTTTGACAGCGTTGATAAGCTTACAGGTAAACTCAAAGCCGATGGGGCATCAAGTGCAATTGATGATTTTGCTAAAGTAATAAAGACAAATACTTTTCTGCAAAATGGACTGGCATCATTGCCATATATTGGGGCTGCTGTGGGGCTGCTTGATTTTTTTATAGGCGGCGGCGAAGACAGCACGCCACAGCCCATAGCCCTACAGCCGCTGGCAATCCAGATGAGTACCAAAACCACAGGTACCATTCAGGATACTAATTTATACGTTACGCCTTATTTTTTTAATCCAGGTAATCGTTCTACTGTTACGCGTCCGTCAGATATTCCCAATTACAACGAGGCGCTAGGGGTAATCAGCGTATTGCACCGCCCCGTAGTAGATGTTACCTCCCAAAATGTAATATCAGGGACGCGGGGTAATACCTTGCGGCAAATAGTGCAGAAATTCAGGCTGACGCAGAATATCTCTTACGTAATTAATCCGGCGGCTGGTATGACCGTGCAGGATTTCCAGGTGACCCTGGTGGCAGAGGGCGACGAAACAACAACGGTCGGTAGTGGCGACTTTAGCACTTACGAAGGCAACACTGTACACGTTGACCCAACTACTGGTAGCAGTACGCTACGGCAGCTTTATCGCAATCAGTACGTTGATGCCGCGTGCGTGAAGAACTCCGTATTTACCTACTCCAGCACCTATCAGTCAGACAACCCAGCTACCCCGCTTACGTCCGCCGTCACGAATATGTACGTCAAGCTGATGGTTAACCTGAAGCCCAACCCGGTGGCGGGCATGCCAACAACTAATCGACAAAACGTCCTGCTGGTAGCACGCTACCCGGTTACCCTCAACACCGTAACGGCCTTCAGCAGCATTCCGACGGCTGCCTGCGGGGTATTAGCGCAAGCATCTGATAACGACGTACAGGCTACGTGCAGCAGCTCTAAATACGTAATGGCCGTAACACTTCTCAAGAAAAACGACCCCGTAGTAGTGAGCGCCGTTGGGCTGCCTGAAAAAGCCTTTTTAATGTATCCCAATCCGGCTACGAGCAACATGCGCTTTGCTATAACCACCACGACCCCCGGATATGTGCGCGTGTTTTTGAGTAATGCTATGGGCCGAGAAGTCAAGCAAGTAGTAGAAGATAACCGGGCGATGGCTGGCAGCTTCGAAACGTCGGTCTCGGTTGCTGACCTACCGCCGGGTATTTACTACTGCACAATGCAAACTGCTGCTGGCAAAGTAGTCCGGAAGCTAGTAGTGGCACCGTAA
- the moeB gene encoding molybdopterin-synthase adenylyltransferase MoeB, whose amino-acid sequence MFSPAERQRYRRHLQLAEIGEAGQARLRQARVLVVGAGGLGCPVLQYLAAAGVGTLGLADADQVELTNLPRQILYGPNDVGQLKVEAAVRALRRINELNTYVLHPVRVSPANVRDLVAQYDVVVDGSDNFPTRYLLNDACVSLGRPLVSGAIYKFEGQVSVFNYAGGPTYRCLFPEPPSAAEAPDCNTTGVLNVLPGLIGTVQATEALKVVLGLGDVLSGRLWLLDTLSFQTRTLRFQRDPVQSQLNLDTANPADYIDASCAPAQVVASLSASELRQQLAAAEPPLLLDVRGPLEFQRRHLPGAVLLPLPELAARAAEVPRQRPVVVYCQSGIRSAQAVALLQELGYANVQTLSGGLEGY is encoded by the coding sequence ATGTTTTCTCCTGCCGAGCGCCAGCGCTACCGCCGCCACCTCCAGCTAGCCGAAATCGGCGAAGCCGGGCAGGCGCGCCTGCGCCAGGCGCGGGTCTTGGTGGTAGGCGCGGGCGGCCTGGGCTGCCCTGTGCTGCAATACCTGGCGGCGGCGGGCGTAGGCACGCTGGGCCTGGCCGACGCCGACCAGGTGGAGCTAACCAACCTGCCGCGCCAGATTCTCTACGGCCCCAACGACGTAGGCCAGCTCAAAGTAGAAGCCGCGGTCCGCGCCCTGCGTCGGATTAATGAGCTGAATACCTATGTGTTGCATCCCGTGCGCGTAAGTCCGGCCAACGTGCGCGACCTGGTGGCGCAGTACGATGTGGTAGTCGACGGCTCCGATAACTTCCCGACCCGCTACCTGCTCAACGATGCCTGCGTGAGTCTGGGCCGGCCGCTGGTGTCGGGGGCCATCTACAAGTTTGAGGGGCAGGTATCGGTGTTTAACTATGCAGGCGGCCCTACTTACCGCTGCCTTTTTCCCGAGCCGCCCAGCGCGGCCGAAGCGCCCGACTGCAACACGACCGGCGTGCTCAATGTGCTGCCCGGCCTCATCGGCACGGTACAGGCTACCGAGGCGCTGAAAGTAGTGCTGGGCCTGGGCGACGTGCTCAGCGGCCGTCTCTGGCTATTGGATACGCTCAGCTTTCAGACTCGCACGCTGCGCTTTCAGCGCGACCCTGTGCAAAGCCAGCTTAATCTCGACACGGCTAACCCGGCTGATTACATTGACGCCAGCTGCGCTCCGGCACAAGTTGTTGCTAGCCTGAGCGCCAGCGAGCTACGGCAGCAGCTGGCCGCCGCCGAGCCGCCGCTGCTACTCGATGTGCGCGGGCCGCTGGAGTTTCAGCGCCGCCACCTGCCCGGTGCTGTGCTGCTGCCCCTGCCCGAGCTGGCCGCCCGCGCTGCCGAGGTGCCGCGCCAGCGCCCGGTAGTAGTGTATTGCCAGAGCGGGATACGCAGCGCCCAGGCCGTGGCGCTACTGCAGGAGTTGGGCTACGCCAACGTGCAAACCCTGAGTGGCGGCCTGGAGGGCTATTAA
- a CDS encoding TonB-dependent receptor — MKQKLRILCGLGACAAALAHPAAAQAPKPPRHPAPADTLRTSLNEVVVSASRVEESFLQSPVTVEKLNARAIRLSAAPSFFDAIENLKGVQVITPSLGFKVINARGFTNTTNVRFAQLVDGVDNQAPHIGGPIGNVLGPSDLDIQSVEVVPGTAAALYGLNAINGLANFQTKSPFNSEGLSLRQQTGLNHLSDPNVKTFGQGATTEKLYSETSLRYAKVLIPDKLAFKVNGTYLRGYDWVANDQTDINPNGNATTGLFGADNPAQDQVNRYGNESSDRKSITLGGKSYSVARTGYDERDLVDYNLKTLKADAAVHYRFRPGVELAYTYRVAGFDNVYQRSNRFRLQGYRLQQHALTLTTPVVQARAYLTEENTGQSYNLRSMGENLDRSYKADTPWYADYTNAWNAAVAGGQSVAAAHAAARAAADAGRLQPGTDAFNQKLAQLQDINNWDVGAALRVRASLAHAEAQVNIAEAIRRGGTALPANLDLLAGADHRTYIVVPDGNYFINPNPGKDPLHDDLLYSKTGGFVQVGGRLLQEKLRLTATLRVDKNDDFDVKFNPRFTAVYSPTPRQNFRLSYQSGYRFPSLFEGFSNVNSGQVKRIGGLRVMSDGVFENSYLRSSIDAFNAKVTAGINGTPAQTRAQAIAANQSLLVKNPYTYLRPEYIRSLEMGYKAALGPGGRLLVDVDFYYNSYRDFIAQVEAYVPLTASGTALTTGTDLTTIATALSSSATQARYRLWTNSQSQVYNYGGSAGLRYELGAGYLAGANTTYTRLDRTENGDGLEDGFNTPRWMYNLSFANENAYQNAGFGLNFRHQVGYYSQTFLVNGDVPAYSTLDAQVSYYIPTAQVRLKLGASNVLNKYYVSYLGGPSVGGLYYLTVMYGL, encoded by the coding sequence ATGAAACAAAAGCTACGCATCCTGTGCGGCTTGGGGGCCTGTGCTGCGGCCCTGGCCCATCCGGCGGCCGCCCAGGCGCCGAAGCCGCCGCGCCACCCGGCCCCTGCCGATACGCTGCGCACCAGCCTCAACGAGGTCGTGGTCTCGGCTTCCCGGGTGGAGGAAAGCTTTTTGCAGTCGCCCGTGACGGTAGAAAAGCTCAACGCCCGCGCCATTCGGCTGTCGGCGGCCCCCTCGTTTTTCGATGCCATCGAAAATCTGAAGGGCGTGCAGGTCATTACCCCCAGCCTGGGCTTCAAGGTGATAAATGCGCGGGGCTTCACCAACACCACCAACGTGCGCTTTGCCCAGCTCGTGGATGGGGTGGATAACCAGGCGCCGCACATCGGCGGGCCAATTGGCAACGTGCTGGGGCCGAGCGACCTCGATATTCAGAGCGTGGAGGTGGTGCCCGGCACGGCCGCCGCCCTGTATGGGCTGAATGCGATTAACGGCCTGGCAAATTTTCAAACCAAAAGTCCATTTAACTCGGAGGGCCTGAGCCTGCGCCAGCAAACGGGTCTCAACCACCTCAGCGACCCGAATGTCAAAACGTTTGGGCAGGGCGCAACCACCGAAAAGCTGTATTCGGAAACCAGCTTGCGCTACGCCAAAGTGCTGATACCCGACAAGCTGGCTTTTAAAGTAAATGGCACTTACCTGCGCGGCTACGACTGGGTAGCCAACGACCAGACCGACATCAACCCCAACGGCAATGCCACGACGGGCCTGTTTGGGGCCGATAACCCGGCCCAGGACCAGGTGAACCGCTACGGCAACGAGTCGTCGGACCGCAAGAGCATTACGCTGGGCGGCAAAAGCTATTCGGTGGCCCGCACCGGCTACGACGAGCGCGACCTCGTCGACTACAATCTCAAGACGCTCAAGGCCGACGCCGCGGTGCACTACCGCTTCCGGCCGGGCGTGGAGCTGGCTTATACCTACCGCGTGGCGGGTTTCGACAACGTGTATCAGCGCTCGAACCGCTTCCGGCTGCAAGGCTACCGCCTGCAGCAGCACGCCCTCACCCTGACCACGCCCGTGGTGCAGGCCCGCGCCTACCTCACCGAAGAAAATACTGGCCAGAGCTACAACCTGCGCTCGATGGGCGAGAACCTCGACCGCAGCTACAAGGCCGATACGCCCTGGTATGCCGACTATACCAACGCCTGGAACGCGGCCGTGGCGGGTGGGCAGTCGGTAGCCGCCGCGCACGCGGCTGCCCGGGCCGCGGCCGATGCCGGCCGCCTTCAGCCCGGCACCGACGCCTTTAATCAAAAGCTGGCCCAGCTTCAGGATATCAATAACTGGGACGTGGGGGCGGCCCTGCGCGTGCGGGCCAGCCTGGCCCACGCCGAAGCGCAGGTAAACATTGCCGAGGCCATCCGGCGCGGCGGCACGGCCCTGCCGGCTAACCTCGACCTGCTGGCCGGGGCCGACCACCGTACCTACATCGTAGTGCCCGATGGCAACTATTTCATTAATCCGAACCCCGGCAAAGACCCGCTGCACGACGATTTGCTATATTCCAAAACCGGGGGCTTCGTGCAGGTTGGCGGCCGGCTTTTGCAGGAAAAGCTGCGCCTTACGGCCACGCTGCGGGTCGATAAAAACGACGATTTTGACGTAAAATTCAACCCGCGCTTCACGGCGGTGTACTCGCCCACGCCGCGCCAGAATTTCCGGCTCAGCTACCAGAGCGGCTACCGCTTTCCAAGCTTGTTTGAGGGGTTCTCGAACGTGAACAGCGGCCAGGTAAAGCGCATTGGCGGCTTGCGCGTGATGTCGGACGGCGTATTTGAGAACAGCTACCTGCGCAGCAGCATCGACGCGTTTAATGCGAAAGTGACGGCCGGCATCAACGGTACGCCGGCCCAGACGCGGGCTCAGGCCATTGCCGCCAATCAAAGCTTACTGGTGAAAAACCCCTACACCTACCTGCGGCCCGAGTATATCCGCTCGCTCGAAATGGGCTACAAGGCGGCCTTAGGGCCGGGTGGCAGGCTACTGGTGGATGTCGATTTTTACTATAATTCGTACCGCGATTTCATCGCTCAGGTCGAAGCCTACGTGCCGCTTACGGCCAGCGGCACAGCGCTCACTACCGGCACCGACCTTACTACCATTGCTACGGCGCTCAGCAGCAGCGCCACGCAGGCGCGCTACCGGCTCTGGACCAACTCCCAAAGCCAGGTGTACAACTACGGTGGCTCGGCCGGGCTGCGCTACGAGCTGGGCGCCGGCTACCTGGCCGGAGCTAACACAACCTACACCCGCCTCGACCGCACCGAAAACGGCGATGGCCTCGAAGACGGCTTCAATACCCCGCGCTGGATGTATAACCTGAGCTTCGCCAACGAGAACGCTTATCAAAATGCCGGCTTCGGGCTGAACTTTCGGCACCAGGTCGGGTATTATTCCCAAACCTTCCTTGTCAATGGCGACGTACCCGCCTACAGTACCCTTGATGCGCAGGTGAGCTACTATATTCCGACCGCTCAGGTGCGGCTAAAACTAGGCGCGAGTAATGTATTGAATAAATACTATGTATCGTACCTGGGCGGCCCGAGCGTGGGCGGGCTGTATTACCTAACGGTGATGTACGGCCTGTAA
- a CDS encoding molybdopterin-dependent oxidoreductase translates to MSVAGLHPAACAQAGPATLRVEGLVATPRTFSAADLAALPRHEQATTDKDGKKHLYRGVALADVLHLAGAPAGKAIHGAVLAEAVLATAADGYRAVFALPEIDADFSPQTILLADQRDGQPLPAPDGPYQLIVPLEKKPARWVRQLTGLRVVSVQ, encoded by the coding sequence ATGAGCGTTGCTGGCTTGCACCCGGCCGCTTGCGCGCAGGCCGGGCCCGCTACGCTTCGGGTCGAGGGGCTGGTGGCTACGCCCCGCACCTTCAGCGCCGCCGACCTGGCCGCGCTGCCCCGCCACGAGCAGGCTACTACCGATAAGGATGGTAAAAAGCACCTGTACCGCGGGGTGGCGCTGGCCGACGTGCTGCACCTGGCGGGCGCGCCGGCCGGCAAGGCCATTCACGGGGCGGTGCTGGCCGAGGCCGTGCTGGCTACTGCTGCCGACGGCTACCGGGCGGTATTTGCCCTGCCGGAAATCGACGCCGATTTCTCGCCCCAGACTATTCTGCTGGCCGACCAGCGCGATGGCCAGCCCCTGCCCGCGCCCGATGGCCCCTACCAGCTCATTGTGCCGCTGGAAAAAAAGCCCGCCCGCTGGGTGCGCCAGCTCACTGGCCTGCGCGTAGTGAGTGTCCAGTAA
- a CDS encoding winged helix-turn-helix domain-containing protein produces the protein MHELFAENQAFRASGRLWIEGPADRFLGIGRLELLERIQATGSISKAAKEMGMSYKKAWDLVSSMNAQARQPLVGAHAGGAHGGGASLTPAGEQAIAGFRAMQARFAQFLADETARLYH, from the coding sequence ATGCACGAGCTTTTTGCTGAAAATCAAGCCTTCCGCGCCAGCGGCCGCCTCTGGATAGAGGGCCCGGCCGACCGTTTCCTCGGCATTGGCCGGCTTGAGCTGCTGGAGCGCATTCAAGCCACCGGCTCCATCTCGAAGGCGGCCAAGGAAATGGGCATGTCGTACAAAAAAGCCTGGGACTTAGTGAGTTCGATGAATGCCCAGGCCCGACAGCCGCTGGTGGGTGCGCACGCGGGCGGGGCCCACGGCGGCGGCGCCAGCCTCACGCCGGCCGGCGAGCAGGCCATCGCCGGGTTTCGGGCTATGCAGGCGCGGTTTGCGCAGTTTCTGGCCGACGAAACCGCTCGCCTCTACCATTAA
- a CDS encoding NAD(P)/FAD-dependent oxidoreductase gives MEYDVLVVGAGSAGLSAALTLARCRRRVLVADGGAPRNAPSGGVHGFLTHDGIRPAELLRIARAQLTPYPSVELRELKITSVVREGPVFRAAGTTGQGHAWAGTARRVLLATGVEDLLPPLPGFRELWGTSVLHCPYCHGYEVRDQPLAVYGQGKTVLGLALLLTNWSRDLVVVTDGPSRITEHGRRRLLRQGISVREEPLARLVGGPRGSLRCVEFADGSFLERTALFMHAPQEQRSPLAAELGARLTSKGAVWVDKNAQTTVPGVYAAGDMVPGQQQAMLAAAEGNKAGICLNEALTREDVHRPKPTRC, from the coding sequence ATGGAATATGATGTGTTGGTAGTGGGCGCGGGCAGCGCCGGACTGAGTGCGGCCCTCACCCTGGCGCGCTGCCGCCGCCGGGTGCTGGTAGCCGATGGCGGTGCGCCGCGCAATGCGCCCTCGGGCGGCGTACATGGCTTTCTCACCCACGACGGCATCCGGCCGGCCGAGCTGCTACGCATTGCGCGCGCGCAGCTTACTCCCTACCCTAGTGTGGAGCTGCGGGAGCTGAAGATAACGTCGGTTGTACGCGAAGGGCCGGTTTTTCGGGCGGCGGGCACCACTGGCCAGGGCCACGCCTGGGCCGGCACTGCCCGGCGCGTGCTGCTGGCCACCGGCGTCGAGGATTTGCTGCCGCCGCTGCCCGGCTTTCGGGAGCTTTGGGGCACGAGCGTATTACACTGCCCCTACTGCCACGGCTACGAAGTGCGCGACCAGCCGCTGGCCGTGTATGGCCAGGGCAAAACGGTACTGGGGCTGGCCCTGCTACTCACCAACTGGAGCCGCGATTTGGTAGTTGTTACCGACGGGCCCAGCCGCATCACGGAGCACGGGCGGCGGCGGCTGCTGCGCCAGGGCATCAGCGTGCGCGAAGAGCCGCTGGCCCGGCTGGTGGGCGGGCCCAGGGGGTCGCTCCGCTGCGTTGAGTTTGCCGACGGCTCTTTTCTCGAGCGTACGGCTCTGTTTATGCACGCTCCTCAGGAGCAGCGCAGCCCGCTGGCGGCCGAGCTGGGCGCACGCCTCACCAGCAAAGGCGCCGTATGGGTCGATAAAAATGCCCAGACTACCGTGCCGGGCGTGTACGCGGCCGGCGATATGGTGCCCGGCCAGCAGCAGGCGATGCTGGCCGCCGCCGAAGGCAACAAAGCGGGCATTTGCCTCAACGAGGCACTCACCCGCGAAGATGTACACCGCCCCAAACCGACCCGATGCTAG
- a CDS encoding MFS transporter, which produces MSPSVPPAAPHDPYAALRIPDFRRLITARILFTIATQIQGVVVSWQIFQLTKDPLALGLVGLAEAIPSIGVSLYAGHVVDSVRRKRIIVPAVAVLFLCAVTLFWLSHPAQASVLNHGRLHLTAFDATVVWPLYLVIFVSGIARGFLGPAVFSFMPQLLPDRGLLANAVTWNSTTWQAGAVLGPAIGGLLFAHLGIEFAYGVDTVMEGLALLFFISIGSRELPVIEGVRLRLSESIMSGIKFIFSNQIVLSALSLDMFAVLFGGAVALLPIFASEILKAGPDALGYLRAAPSVGSVLMAVWLTFSPLKKNAGRKLLWAVGGFGLATIGFALSKNLYLSLFLLFLTGVFDSVSVIVRSTLIHTYTPEYMKGRVSAVNNIFIGSSNEIGSFESGAAAKLMGTVPSVIFGGMMTMLVVGVTAWRADKLRNLEMGAGKK; this is translated from the coding sequence ATGAGCCCTAGTGTGCCCCCCGCGGCCCCGCACGACCCGTACGCCGCCCTGCGCATCCCCGATTTTCGGCGCCTGATTACAGCCCGCATCCTGTTTACCATCGCCACCCAGATTCAGGGCGTAGTAGTAAGCTGGCAGATTTTTCAGCTCACCAAAGACCCGCTCGCCCTGGGCCTGGTAGGGCTGGCCGAAGCTATTCCAAGCATAGGGGTTTCACTATATGCCGGGCACGTAGTCGATTCGGTGCGGCGCAAGCGCATTATTGTGCCGGCCGTGGCAGTGCTGTTTCTATGCGCCGTCACGCTGTTCTGGCTTTCGCACCCGGCGCAGGCCAGCGTGCTCAACCACGGGCGGCTGCACCTGACGGCCTTCGATGCTACGGTAGTGTGGCCGCTGTACCTGGTTATTTTCGTGAGTGGCATTGCCCGCGGCTTCCTGGGGCCGGCCGTGTTTTCGTTTATGCCCCAGCTGCTGCCCGACCGTGGCCTGCTGGCCAATGCCGTTACGTGGAACTCTACTACCTGGCAGGCCGGCGCGGTGCTGGGCCCAGCTATTGGCGGCCTGCTGTTTGCGCACCTGGGTATCGAGTTTGCCTACGGCGTCGATACAGTAATGGAAGGCCTGGCCCTATTATTCTTTATCAGCATCGGCAGCCGCGAGCTGCCCGTTATTGAGGGCGTGCGCCTGCGCCTAAGCGAGAGCATTATGAGCGGTATCAAGTTCATTTTCAGCAATCAGATTGTGCTATCGGCCTTGTCGCTGGATATGTTTGCGGTACTTTTCGGCGGGGCAGTGGCGCTGCTACCCATTTTCGCTTCCGAAATACTGAAAGCTGGTCCCGATGCCCTGGGCTATCTGCGGGCGGCTCCCTCGGTTGGCTCGGTGCTGATGGCGGTGTGGCTCACTTTTTCGCCGCTCAAAAAGAATGCGGGCCGCAAGCTGCTGTGGGCCGTGGGCGGCTTCGGGCTGGCAACCATCGGCTTTGCCTTATCAAAAAATCTGTATTTATCGCTTTTCCTGCTGTTCCTGACGGGCGTCTTCGATTCGGTTTCGGTAATCGTGCGCTCCACGCTTATCCATACTTACACGCCGGAATATATGAAAGGCCGGGTGTCGGCAGTAAACAACATCTTTATCGGCTCCAGCAACGAAATTGGCAGCTTCGAGAGCGGAGCGGCGGCCAAGCTCATGGGAACGGTGCCCAGCGTAATATTCGGCGGAATGATGACCATGCTGGTGGTTGGCGTTACGGCCTGGCGCGCCGATAAGCTCCGCAACCTGGAAATGGGCGCCGGTAAGAAGTAG